In a single window of the Verrucomicrobiota bacterium genome:
- the gap gene encoding type I glyceraldehyde-3-phosphate dehydrogenase, whose translation MMAKIAINGFGRIGRLVFRALVEQGLLGDELEVVAVNDLVSADNLAYLVKYDSIQGRFHGTVEAPDDDTLIVNGHTIKSLSVREGPGAMPWKEMGVDIVIESTGLFTSDEAAKGHLDAGAKKVIISAPGKGDGVKTVVIGVNDHELTADHDIISNASCTTNCLAPMTKVVLDEYGIVEGLMTTVHSYTATQKTVDGASRKDWKGGRSAAINIIPSTTGAAKAVGLVLPEVQGKLTGMAFRVPTPTVSVVDLTVKTEKETSYEAICAKMKEASTGSLQGVLGYTEDEVVSSDFIHDPLSSIFDAGSGVGLSSTFFKLVSWYDNEWGYSNRCVELTRKVVGLL comes from the coding sequence ATCATGGCAAAAATCGCAATCAACGGCTTCGGACGCATCGGTCGCCTCGTTTTCCGCGCGCTCGTCGAGCAAGGTTTGCTCGGGGACGAGCTAGAAGTCGTGGCAGTGAACGATCTCGTCTCAGCCGACAATCTCGCCTACTTGGTGAAATACGATTCCATCCAAGGCCGCTTCCACGGAACCGTGGAAGCTCCCGATGACGACACGCTGATTGTGAACGGGCACACCATCAAGTCGCTCTCCGTTCGAGAAGGCCCGGGAGCCATGCCTTGGAAGGAAATGGGCGTGGACATTGTGATCGAGTCGACCGGGCTGTTCACAAGCGACGAAGCAGCCAAGGGCCACCTCGATGCGGGGGCCAAGAAAGTCATCATTTCCGCACCGGGGAAAGGCGATGGCGTCAAGACGGTGGTCATCGGTGTGAATGACCATGAATTGACGGCCGACCACGACATCATTTCGAACGCCTCCTGCACCACCAACTGCCTGGCCCCTATGACCAAGGTGGTTTTGGATGAATACGGTATCGTGGAAGGTCTCATGACCACGGTGCACAGCTACACCGCGACCCAGAAGACGGTCGACGGAGCCAGCCGCAAGGATTGGAAGGGCGGACGTTCCGCAGCCATCAATATCATTCCAAGCACCACAGGGGCGGCCAAAGCGGTCGGTCTCGTGCTGCCCGAGGTGCAGGGCAAGCTGACGGGAATGGCCTTCCGCGTGCCGACGCCTACGGTTTCGGTGGTCGACCTGACGGTGAAGACCGAGAAGGAAACTTCTTACGAAGCCATCTGCGCCAAGATGAAGGAGGCCTCCACGGGCAGCCTGCAAGGGGTGCTCGGCTACACGGAAGACGAAGTGGTCTCGAGTGACTTCATCCACGATCCGCTTTCCTCGATCTTCGACGCTGGTTCGGGGGTCGGCTTGAGTTCGACCTTCTTCAAGCTTGTCAGTTGGTATGACAATGAATGGGGTTACTCGAACCGCTGTGTCGAGCTGACCCGGAAAGTAGTCGGCCTTCTCTGA
- a CDS encoding phosphoglycerate kinase produces the protein MAKLNVQDLDVTGKRVLVRVDFNVPLQDGLITDDTRIQAALPTIEELSHKGAKVILMSHLGRPKGQPNPEFSLRPAAERLSELLGKPVAFAKDTIGESAQSTVEALENGQVALLENVRFHSEETENEEGFAQALARLGEVYVNDAFGTAHRAHASTAGVCASIELCAAGYLLQKELQYLQGELEEPDRPFLVILGGAKVSDKIEVIKALLDKANAIIIGGAMANTFRHAQGYQMGKSLKEDDKADLAIELLKSAESKGVQMLLPIDTRITQEFKEGAETKVTEPFGQGGEVPADWEGIDIGDKAIENFRAVIQGAGTIVWNGPMGVFEIEAFSKGTREVARAIAESRAITIVGGGDSVTAVKKFGYAEQMTFISTGGGASLELLEGKTLPGVAALTDA, from the coding sequence ATGGCCAAGCTCAACGTTCAAGACCTCGACGTCACCGGCAAACGCGTCCTGGTGCGGGTGGATTTCAATGTCCCCCTCCAGGACGGTCTCATCACGGATGACACCCGCATCCAAGCGGCCTTGCCCACGATTGAGGAACTTTCTCACAAGGGGGCGAAAGTCATTTTGATGTCGCACCTGGGTCGACCCAAAGGCCAGCCCAACCCGGAATTCTCCCTCCGCCCCGCCGCCGAACGCTTGAGCGAATTGCTGGGCAAGCCGGTGGCTTTTGCGAAGGACACCATCGGAGAGAGCGCCCAGAGCACGGTTGAGGCCTTGGAGAATGGGCAAGTCGCCCTGCTGGAGAATGTTCGTTTTCACTCCGAGGAAACGGAGAACGAAGAGGGGTTCGCCCAGGCGCTGGCCCGCTTGGGAGAAGTCTATGTCAATGACGCTTTCGGCACGGCCCACCGAGCGCACGCCTCCACGGCGGGGGTGTGTGCCTCGATCGAGCTCTGCGCGGCCGGCTACCTCTTGCAGAAAGAACTCCAGTATCTCCAGGGAGAGCTGGAGGAGCCGGATCGCCCCTTTTTGGTGATTCTCGGGGGAGCGAAAGTCTCAGACAAAATCGAAGTCATCAAGGCCCTCCTCGACAAGGCCAACGCCATCATCATCGGCGGTGCCATGGCCAATACGTTTCGCCACGCGCAAGGCTATCAGATGGGCAAGAGCCTCAAGGAGGACGACAAGGCGGATCTGGCGATTGAGCTGCTCAAGTCAGCGGAATCCAAGGGAGTGCAGATGCTTCTGCCGATCGATACGCGGATCACCCAGGAATTCAAAGAGGGGGCCGAAACCAAGGTGACCGAACCCTTCGGGCAAGGGGGGGAGGTCCCGGCTGATTGGGAAGGCATCGACATTGGGGACAAGGCGATCGAGAACTTTCGAGCGGTCATCCAGGGCGCTGGCACCATCGTGTGGAATGGGCCGATGGGGGTCTTCGAAATCGAAGCCTTCTCCAAAGGCACTCGGGAGGTGGCTCGCGCCATCGCCGAGAGCCGTGCCATCACCATCGTGGGTGGGGGTGATTCGGTGACCGCCGTCAAAAAGTTTGGCTACGCGGAGCAAATGACCTTCATTTCCACGGGTGGGGGAGCTTCGCTGGAACTGCTGGAAGGCAAGACCCTCCCTGGAGTGGCGGCTTTGACCGACGCCTGA
- the tpiA gene encoding triose-phosphate isomerase yields MPRRPIVAANWKMHMTQTETEEFLRPFLRYFTEKSAADVVLCPTFTSLTTAQTFLKESPAVELGAQNMSAEPAGAHTGEISARMLLECGVKYVILGHSERRSLYGEDDALINKKVLAAHEAKLMPIFCVGETLEERDADQIEAVLRGQLEAGLAGLGPRRMVNTVIAYEPVWAIGTGRTATPEQAQEAHAFVRQVLGEIFDEDTASKVRIQYGGSMKPNNAAKLLSQPDVDGGLVGGASLEAPSFQEIVRAAVEQAKGEASSQPTG; encoded by the coding sequence ATGCCCCGCCGACCCATCGTTGCCGCCAACTGGAAAATGCACATGACGCAAACTGAAACGGAGGAATTCCTTCGTCCTTTCCTGCGTTACTTCACGGAAAAGTCCGCCGCGGACGTGGTGCTCTGTCCCACCTTCACTTCGCTCACCACGGCCCAGACCTTTCTCAAGGAGTCCCCTGCGGTGGAGTTGGGCGCGCAAAATATGTCGGCCGAGCCCGCCGGCGCGCACACCGGAGAGATCAGCGCCCGCATGCTCTTGGAGTGTGGGGTGAAGTATGTCATTCTCGGGCATAGCGAACGCCGCTCCCTCTACGGAGAGGACGATGCGCTCATCAACAAGAAGGTGCTGGCGGCCCACGAGGCCAAGCTGATGCCGATTTTCTGTGTCGGCGAGACGCTTGAGGAAAGGGACGCGGACCAGATCGAAGCCGTGCTCCGCGGGCAACTGGAGGCGGGCTTGGCCGGACTGGGACCGCGCCGCATGGTCAATACCGTGATCGCCTACGAGCCGGTTTGGGCGATCGGCACCGGGCGCACCGCGACCCCGGAGCAGGCCCAGGAAGCCCACGCTTTCGTTCGCCAAGTGCTAGGCGAGATCTTCGATGAAGACACCGCGAGCAAGGTGCGCATCCAGTATGGCGGCAGCATGAAGCCCAACAACGCGGCCAAACTCCTCAGCCAGCCGGACGTGGACGGTGGCCTGGTAGGGGGAGCCAGTCTAGAAGCACCGAGTTTCCAGGAAATCGTGCGGGCTGCCGTGGAACAGGCGAAGGGCGAGGCTTCGTCCCAGCCGACCGGATGA
- a CDS encoding MBL fold metallo-hydrolase: MTHFFRNLTCANEIGANSYYLEVGGTKLVLDSGMHPKREARESLPHHQTIRDEVLDAILVTHSHLDHVGSLPVLMRQHPAAEVHMTEPCRALAEAMLHNSVNVMMSKREELDITEYPFFSHGELDDLFPGIRGHGLEKAFYLDRSEVVVSFHDAGHILGAAGVLLEHGGKRLFYTGDVNFDSQTILQGANFPQEPVDVLIMETTRGDAPRPPGFSRAREIERLADCIEATFDRAGGVLIPVFAIGKTQELLLTLNQLKIDGKIRNAPIHIGGLSTKMTTIYDKFAHRWPRHYPGFRILDQMSVTVASRKRRKAIRYSPGSLYALSSGMMTENTVSNGFARHFLPNSRNGLFFVGYADPDSPAGKILAAQPGEQIELDPRQRTVPLECQVERFDFSGHADREALRAYANQLQPKKIFLVHGDRQASEWFQQTLSADMPACEVLLPEPGQDIPLW; the protein is encoded by the coding sequence ATGACCCACTTCTTTCGCAACCTGACCTGCGCCAACGAAATCGGTGCCAACTCCTACTACCTGGAAGTGGGGGGAACCAAGTTGGTGCTGGATAGCGGGATGCATCCAAAGCGGGAAGCTCGCGAATCGCTCCCCCATCACCAAACCATTCGCGATGAGGTCCTGGACGCCATCCTCGTGACCCACTCTCACCTCGATCACGTGGGCAGCTTGCCGGTGCTCATGCGGCAACACCCGGCGGCCGAAGTCCACATGACAGAACCCTGCCGGGCCCTGGCCGAGGCCATGCTGCACAATTCGGTCAACGTCATGATGTCGAAACGCGAGGAGCTGGACATCACCGAGTATCCCTTCTTCAGCCACGGCGAGCTGGACGACCTCTTTCCGGGCATCCGCGGCCATGGTTTGGAAAAGGCGTTTTACCTCGATCGCAGTGAGGTGGTGGTCAGCTTCCACGATGCCGGCCACATTCTGGGCGCGGCCGGGGTGCTTTTGGAGCACGGAGGGAAGCGCCTCTTCTACACGGGCGACGTCAATTTCGACTCCCAGACCATTCTTCAAGGGGCCAACTTCCCTCAAGAACCCGTCGACGTCCTCATCATGGAAACGACCCGAGGCGACGCCCCTCGCCCGCCCGGCTTCTCGCGGGCCCGTGAAATTGAACGACTGGCGGACTGCATCGAAGCGACCTTCGACCGGGCGGGAGGCGTCCTCATTCCCGTCTTTGCGATCGGCAAAACCCAAGAACTCCTCCTGACGCTCAATCAGCTCAAGATCGACGGAAAAATCCGCAATGCGCCCATTCACATCGGCGGCTTGAGCACCAAGATGACCACCATTTACGACAAGTTCGCTCACCGCTGGCCCCGGCACTACCCGGGCTTTCGCATCCTGGATCAGATGTCGGTCACCGTCGCCTCCCGCAAACGCCGCAAGGCCATTCGCTACAGCCCGGGGAGCCTCTACGCTCTTTCCAGCGGCATGATGACCGAAAACACCGTCTCCAACGGCTTCGCCCGCCACTTCCTCCCCAACTCCCGCAACGGGCTCTTCTTCGTGGGCTACGCCGACCCCGACTCCCCAGCCGGAAAAATTCTGGCAGCCCAACCGGGCGAGCAAATCGAACTCGATCCCCGGCAGAGAACGGTGCCTCTCGAGTGCCAAGTAGAGCGCTTTGACTTCAGCGGCCACGCCGACCGCGAGGCCTTGCGCGCTTATGCCAATCAGCTACAGCCAAAAAAGATCTTCCTGGTTCACGGCGACCGCCAGGCCAGCGAATGGTTCCAGCAGACCCTAAGCGCGGACATGCCAGCGTGCGAAGTGCTCTTGCCGGAGCCGGGCCAAGACATCCCGCTTTGGTGA